The Methanofollis sp. region CCGCGATCATCTGCTTCACCGGGACCATCGGCTTCATCGGGCTTGTGGCGCCCCATATCACCAGGATGGCCATCGGCGCTGATCACCGCTACCTCCTCCCTGCCTCAGGGATGGTCGGGGCCCTCCTCCTCCTCGGCGCCGACAGTCTCGCCCGGACCATCCTTGCACCGACGGTCCTCCCTGTCGGGATCATGACGGCCTTTCTTGGCGTGCCCTTCTTCATCTTCCTCTTCCTGCGCGGGAGGGGGGCCTGATGGTGCGCCTTCAGGTCAGGGATCTCGCGTTCTCGTACCGCGACCGGCAGGTGCTCTCCGACATCACCTTTGCCGCGGAGGGGCCCGCGGTCCTCGGCCTCGTCGGCCCGAACGGGTCTGGCAAGACGACCCTGATCAAGTGCATCGACGGCATCCTCAAAGCAGAGGGCTCGGTGAACCTTGACGGCGAGGAGATCCCGGCCCTGCCGCGGCCCGAGGTGGCGAGGCGGATCGCCTATGTCCCGCAGGGCATCGCCAACCACTCACGGGCAACGGTCTATGAGACGGTTTTGATGGGCCGCCGCCCCCACATCTCCTGGCGGATCCGGAGAGAAGACGAGGACGAGGTGGTGCGAGCCCTGGAACTCCTCGGCATCGAGTCCTTCGCGTTCAGGGAGGTCGGCACCCTCTCGG contains the following coding sequences:
- a CDS encoding ABC transporter ATP-binding protein, producing MVRLQVRDLAFSYRDRQVLSDITFAAEGPAVLGLVGPNGSGKTTLIKCIDGILKAEGSVNLDGEEIPALPRPEVARRIAYVPQGIANHSRATVYETVLMGRRPHISWRIRREDEDEVVRALELLGIESFAFREVGTLSGGERQRVMIARALAQGSPLLLLDEPTSALDLRNGMEVMEMVRRLAREEGRLVVMAIHDLSLAARFCTDLIVLDHGQVHVRGAPSAVLTPEVIADVYGVEAAVETREGVPYIFPIRPKEEK